One window of the Burkholderia ubonensis subsp. mesacidophila genome contains the following:
- a CDS encoding T6SS immunity protein Tli4 family protein — MKQDWRTRAIGRHLVDVPTDATIFETYKYNKVGIEPLHEITTQASFDYLISRKENELRYTKHISRGNMFVERVLHANGSVTLISWSDPDLDYEYYKFDTYFWAGSKGLKYSGEVSPDRKTSALALRQELSREWREVPSGELPEGIGFVAGSAILVDKDFNRESWEMIIRLANKPDVSLRLTSYAQKNVEPGLRARAGGILPALLGAVVGMGQLRNRARPVGPIEADEILVAGTQDGKRTYGFKWEAPGKAYSLAEPNLNASLRVGESAYPTNKESFANDGEALELWDAVVDSIRLRPGAV; from the coding sequence ATGAAACAAGACTGGAGAACTCGCGCAATTGGACGACATCTGGTTGATGTGCCAACTGATGCGACGATTTTCGAGACGTACAAATACAACAAGGTGGGGATTGAGCCGCTACACGAAATCACGACACAGGCGAGCTTTGACTATCTTATTTCTCGTAAGGAGAATGAGCTTCGTTATACAAAGCATATTTCGCGCGGCAACATGTTCGTCGAGCGGGTACTGCATGCCAATGGTTCGGTCACGCTGATATCGTGGAGTGATCCGGACTTGGACTATGAATACTATAAATTTGATACCTATTTCTGGGCAGGCTCAAAAGGCCTAAAGTATTCGGGAGAGGTGTCGCCGGACCGTAAAACCTCTGCGCTGGCCTTACGTCAAGAACTCTCCCGAGAATGGCGAGAAGTCCCATCCGGCGAATTGCCGGAAGGTATCGGCTTTGTGGCCGGGAGCGCTATATTGGTCGACAAGGATTTCAACCGCGAAAGCTGGGAGATGATCATCCGGCTCGCGAACAAGCCCGACGTCTCGCTCCGGTTAACCTCATATGCACAAAAGAACGTAGAACCCGGCCTGCGCGCCCGCGCCGGCGGCATTCTGCCAGCGTTGCTGGGGGCGGTGGTGGGGATGGGCCAGTTGCGTAACCGTGCCAGACCCGTCGGTCCGATCGAAGCCGACGAGATCCTGGTAGCTGGCACGCAAGATGGCAAACGCACCTATGGTTTCAAATGGGAAGCGCCGGGCAAGGCGTACTCGCTGGCCGAACCGAACCTGAACGCCTCGTTGCGCGTGGGCGAAAGCGCTTACCCCACCAACAAGGAATCGTTCGCGAACGACGGTGAGGCGCTGGAGTTATGGGATGCCGTGGTGGATTCCATTCGCCTGCGCCCGGGGGCCGTATGA